In Candidatus Flexicrinis affinis, the following proteins share a genomic window:
- a CDS encoding XisI protein, whose translation MDPLVNIVREEVGKYAGSGRGGNVRLLPVYDDERRTYAVTAVDHPRVRWPAGVVVLARVVGDVVVIEDDQTDRPLVDALLQRGVPREKIVLVYAGEPAPDADYSAG comes from the coding sequence GTGGATCCGCTGGTGAACATCGTCCGGGAAGAAGTCGGCAAGTACGCAGGCAGCGGACGCGGTGGCAATGTGCGACTGCTTCCAGTCTACGACGACGAACGCCGCACGTATGCCGTGACCGCCGTCGATCACCCACGCGTGCGCTGGCCGGCGGGTGTGGTGGTGCTGGCGCGTGTCGTCGGAGATGTCGTGGTCATCGAAGACGATCAGACCGATCGACCGCTTGTCGATGCGCTGCTCCAGCGCGGCGTACCGCGAGAGAAGATTGTGCTCGTCTATGCTGGCGAACCCGCCCCCGACGCCGATTATTCCGCTGGTTAG
- a CDS encoding chromosome partitioning protein ParB translates to MPLNITEHGFISGDGEFSYYWKARTLWKHAESMPVEQVALDSFDWTNENFRCNSLSSPPLWRDIGDHARRILAADLQYPIIISAEGEVMDGMHRILKCYVFGLPTVSAVRFTVNPKPDDVAAR, encoded by the coding sequence ATGCCCCTGAATATCACCGAACACGGCTTCATCTCAGGAGACGGGGAGTTCTCCTACTACTGGAAGGCGCGCACGCTGTGGAAGCACGCCGAGTCGATGCCGGTCGAACAGGTCGCGCTCGACAGCTTCGACTGGACGAACGAGAACTTCCGCTGCAATTCGCTCAGTTCGCCGCCGCTGTGGCGTGACATCGGCGACCACGCCCGCCGCATCCTCGCGGCCGACCTGCAGTATCCGATCATCATCAGCGCCGAGGGCGAGGTGATGGACGGCATGCACCGCATTTTGAAGTGCTATGTATTTGGCCTGCCGACGGTTAGCGCCGTCCGTTTCACCGTCAATCCTAAGCCGGACGACGTCGCTGCACGCTAA
- a CDS encoding GNAT family N-acetyltransferase has protein sequence MTVIIERATPDDLETLVRVQIAAFHSDATYYPGVELGGPPGYDSLDVTLEMMQLGDYYKIVVDGQIAGGFNVFNRGEGVYHLGVLYVHPDYHNRGVGSAAMQYIAATYPAKKWTLDTPGYATRNHRFYERHGFVKEGERLDDGFLLIEYVRRV, from the coding sequence ATGACCGTCATCATCGAACGCGCCACGCCCGACGACCTCGAAACACTGGTGCGCGTGCAGATCGCCGCGTTCCACTCCGACGCGACGTATTACCCCGGCGTCGAATTGGGCGGGCCGCCCGGATACGACTCGCTGGATGTCACGCTCGAGATGATGCAGTTGGGCGACTACTACAAGATCGTGGTCGACGGTCAGATCGCCGGCGGATTCAACGTGTTCAATCGCGGCGAGGGCGTGTACCACCTCGGCGTGCTGTACGTGCATCCGGACTACCACAATCGGGGGGTCGGGTCGGCGGCTATGCAGTACATCGCGGCGACGTATCCTGCCAAAAAGTGGACGCTCGACACGCCCGGTTATGCCACGCGCAACCACCGCTTCTACGAGAGGCACGGATTCGTGAAGGAAGGCGAGCGCCTCGACGACGGCTTCTTACTGATCGAATACGTGCGGCGCGTGTAG
- a CDS encoding WD40 repeat domain-containing protein — translation MIVVTSLADPVVSQEIRIQPVVTNNLTWSQDGRVVITADSRGVVSIIDALQGKSVATVSIDGDSTIRVAANAEGSTVAAASTRDRTLYLLESFADGTLREIDSDTIDGAGGPIVVEWSAPTNDIIALALGIDGANEVNRWRVDNNTLVRNEPVTFAGAYDLDASSDGRIAIADLRYVEVHDLTSETTAPLRFNAFGVDVAWSPDNTQIAEVFYSVFNASELDGTIRIIDLDSVEVRPVIQYREEGIGSLAWLPEGRHLLADLASGRVLVIDTQTGEIVNTLNLPRLGGRWLMDVSPYGGRIVLGSAAPAGIEPAGGMPVSPGVEIIPGTPLLFVVPLPTLEALSGVLERCGMDSPTRAQIDTVSAPDAIPAFIAQVEALPEGAIPPACKADLLAVARAVVEAGER, via the coding sequence TTGATCGTCGTTACCTCACTAGCGGATCCTGTTGTCAGTCAGGAAATACGCATTCAGCCCGTCGTAACAAACAATTTGACTTGGTCGCAGGACGGTCGCGTCGTCATAACTGCAGATAGCCGAGGTGTTGTTTCGATAATAGATGCGCTTCAAGGCAAATCCGTGGCCACTGTATCGATCGATGGGGATAGCACCATAAGAGTTGCCGCGAACGCGGAGGGAAGCACTGTTGCGGCGGCCAGCACAAGAGATCGCACCCTCTATCTACTTGAATCCTTCGCAGACGGAACACTCCGAGAAATCGACTCCGACACAATTGACGGTGCCGGTGGCCCAATCGTTGTCGAGTGGAGTGCGCCAACAAACGATATCATCGCTCTCGCACTTGGCATTGACGGCGCAAATGAGGTCAACCGCTGGCGCGTGGACAACAATACTCTGGTCCGTAATGAACCTGTTACGTTCGCAGGGGCATACGATCTAGACGCTAGCTCTGACGGACGGATAGCAATTGCTGATCTTCGATATGTCGAGGTACACGACTTAACCAGTGAAACGACTGCGCCGTTACGTTTCAACGCATTTGGCGTGGACGTTGCGTGGAGCCCTGACAATACACAGATCGCCGAAGTGTTCTATTCCGTATTCAACGCCAGTGAGCTAGATGGAACTATTCGCATCATTGACTTGGACTCAGTGGAGGTAAGGCCAGTTATTCAGTACCGCGAAGAAGGGATTGGAAGTCTAGCGTGGCTTCCTGAGGGTCGGCATCTGCTTGCCGACCTAGCCTCTGGTCGTGTTCTTGTCATCGACACCCAGACCGGCGAGATTGTCAACACATTGAATCTTCCGCGACTGGGCGGACGATGGTTGATGGATGTCAGCCCCTACGGCGGCCGGATTGTGCTTGGCAGCGCGGCCCCGGCCGGGATCGAGCCGGCAGGCGGCATGCCAGTCTCACCCGGTGTCGAGATCATTCCCGGCACGCCGCTCCTCTTTGTCGTGCCCCTCCCGACGCTGGAGGCGCTTTCAGGTGTGCTGGAACGCTGCGGCATGGATTCCCCGACCCGTGCGCAGATCGACACGGTATCTGCGCCTGACGCCATCCCCGCCTTCATCGCGCAGGTCGAGGCGCTGCCGGAGGGCGCGATCCCGCCGGCGTGCAAGGCCGATCTGCTGGCCGTGGCGCGGGCGGTGGTCGAAGCAGGGGAAAGGTGA